The Candidatus Nitrosymbiomonas proteolyticus genome has a segment encoding these proteins:
- a CDS encoding nucleoside ABC transporter membrane protein, whose product MESWVGTLLVGALIYGAPLVLATMGGYCSERGGVINIGLEGKMLIAAAVTALVGAGTENAYFGLCAGIGSAVLLSWFHWLLTQTYQIDHIVSGMAINAIAIGSSNFLDKQFTDPDRAHGIPTLPLNAFYVAALLAPLALAWFTHRTRGGLRLLAVGSDPSKSRQMGVKPLLVRFYGLTVTGVLCGLSGALIFSNSKWFTDGMTAGRGFIALAALILGGWRPIPAAIACLVFGFFDSMQIIFQGTRIGGVVVPSEFWSSLPYVITVVALAGFLGKSRVPSGLGKP is encoded by the coding sequence GTGGAGTCGTGGGTGGGAACCCTCCTCGTCGGTGCGCTCATCTACGGCGCTCCGCTGGTCCTCGCCACAATGGGGGGGTATTGCAGCGAGCGTGGAGGCGTGATCAACATCGGCCTCGAAGGAAAGATGCTGATCGCAGCGGCTGTCACCGCCCTCGTCGGCGCAGGTACGGAAAACGCCTACTTCGGGCTGTGCGCAGGGATCGGATCCGCCGTGCTCCTCAGTTGGTTTCACTGGCTCTTGACCCAGACGTATCAAATCGACCACATCGTGAGCGGGATGGCCATCAACGCCATTGCGATCGGGTCGTCGAACTTCCTCGATAAGCAATTCACCGATCCCGATCGCGCGCACGGAATCCCCACCTTGCCCTTGAACGCCTTTTACGTCGCCGCGCTCCTCGCTCCGCTTGCGCTGGCGTGGTTTACCCACCGAACAAGGGGCGGGTTGCGTCTCCTCGCCGTGGGCAGCGATCCCTCGAAGTCGCGCCAGATGGGCGTAAAGCCGCTCCTCGTTCGCTTTTATGGCCTGACGGTGACGGGCGTGCTCTGCGGGCTCTCGGGCGCGCTGATCTTCTCGAACTCGAAGTGGTTCACCGACGGCATGACGGCGGGGCGCGGGTTCATTGCCTTGGCTGCGCTGATTCTGGGAGGCTGGCGGCCGATCCCGGCGGCCATCGCCTGCCTCGTGTTTGGGTTCTTCGATTCGATGCAGATCATCTTTCAAGGAACGAGAATCGGAGGCGTCGTCGTGCCGTCCGAGTTCTGGTCGTCGCTTCCTTATGTCATCACGGTCGTTGCGCTCGCCGGTTTCTTGGGGAAGAGCCGCGTTCCTAGCGGGTTAGGCAAGC
- a CDS encoding ABC transporter permease → MKYRVLLLVVGSLAVLAFAVSLTGVTPLEALKGLIQGSLGSPGAISGTLKETTPLLIAGLAVFIALRGGLFNIGVEGQFLVGAIVCAAIALRIPGVLGMVVGAASGMGAGALWALPAGLIKAYKGGHEVITTIMLNSVAIFLTGYLVGGPLKAPGQENTTTAALEESSRLPHLWADPPLFASSALLLAVLLVVGFAIWQRRTSAGYELDLVGSNPSAASLAGVKSSRVVVGAMTVSGAVGGLAGAVHVLAYEGRFYAGFSSGYGFDALGVALLAAGQPLALLPSAALFGILSKGSTAIQILGVPKGISTVVLGLVIVVFAAVRYRRVTHEAD, encoded by the coding sequence ATGAAGTACCGCGTGCTGCTTCTTGTCGTCGGTTCTCTTGCGGTCCTTGCGTTTGCGGTCAGCTTGACCGGAGTGACCCCGCTCGAAGCCCTCAAGGGGTTGATTCAGGGCAGCCTCGGTTCCCCGGGCGCGATCAGCGGCACGCTGAAGGAGACAACACCCCTGCTGATCGCTGGACTTGCGGTGTTCATCGCGTTGCGCGGAGGGCTCTTCAACATCGGCGTCGAAGGGCAATTCCTCGTGGGCGCGATCGTCTGCGCCGCGATTGCTCTCCGAATCCCCGGAGTCTTGGGCATGGTGGTAGGAGCGGCGAGTGGGATGGGAGCGGGCGCTCTTTGGGCGCTTCCAGCGGGCCTTATCAAAGCCTACAAGGGGGGCCACGAGGTCATCACGACCATCATGCTCAACAGCGTCGCGATCTTCCTCACGGGTTATCTGGTCGGCGGTCCGTTGAAGGCGCCCGGGCAGGAAAACACCACGACCGCTGCCTTGGAGGAGTCCAGCCGGCTGCCGCACCTCTGGGCGGACCCTCCGCTCTTTGCGAGTTCGGCGCTGCTGCTGGCCGTGTTGCTCGTGGTGGGTTTTGCGATCTGGCAACGACGGACCTCGGCCGGGTACGAACTCGACCTCGTGGGGTCGAACCCCAGTGCCGCTTCGCTTGCTGGGGTCAAGTCGAGCCGGGTTGTGGTCGGGGCTATGACGGTTTCCGGCGCAGTCGGAGGGTTAGCGGGCGCAGTCCATGTTCTTGCGTATGAAGGCAGGTTCTATGCGGGCTTCTCGTCGGGGTATGGCTTTGACGCTTTGGGGGTGGCCTTACTCGCCGCGGGACAGCCGTTGGCCTTGCTTCCTTCTGCGGCCCTTTTCGGCATCCTCTCGAAAGGCTCGACGGCCATACAGATTCTGGGCGTGCCGAAAGGGATTAGCACGGTGGTCCTCGGACTCGTCATCGTCGTCTTCGCCGCAGTCCGATACCGGAGGGTAACCCATGAGGCCGATTAG
- a CDS encoding heme ABC transporter ATP-binding protein — protein MNVVSMKGVCKRFGAVEALSEVDLEVEEGTIHAVVGENGAGKTTLMRILYGALRADSGSIEVRGRPCSFRSASDGIAHGIGMVSQHYSIIGELSCLQNLMLGAEPGWVLDRGSARARADELAAKMGFRFDWDQPAWSLSPASAQKLEILKLLWRDSTVMILDEPTAMLSPADSDALFESLHQLTVAGATVVLVTHRLQEVIAHAQRVTVLRGGRRVSDQEVGSTDVSRLAEAIVGHALAPPAPRELTRTQQQTLEVRDLSVRGERGDVAVKSASFEVGRGEVVGIAGVDGSGQRELFWCLLGLLSAQSGQIFAEGAAWESLSTQGRLQWGLRVIPEDRLEEGVVESWPLEENAILGFQRLPPISRGPWLNRAAAAEMAERVAERFSTKHAGIQKRMSSLSGGNQQRFVAGRAFELDPKLILAFQPARGLDIDATSAVYSALHRACDEGSAALVVSFDLDELLAHCDRVLVMCGGKLTSPPPGSELDRAAIGRLMVGAG, from the coding sequence ATGAACGTCGTTTCCATGAAGGGGGTCTGCAAGCGCTTCGGGGCGGTCGAAGCGCTCTCCGAGGTCGATCTTGAGGTCGAAGAGGGAACGATCCATGCCGTAGTGGGGGAAAACGGCGCGGGCAAGACGACCCTTATGCGGATTCTCTACGGGGCGTTGCGGGCGGATTCGGGCTCGATCGAGGTTCGTGGCCGCCCCTGTTCGTTTCGGAGCGCCTCCGACGGCATCGCCCACGGGATTGGCATGGTCAGCCAGCACTACAGCATCATCGGCGAGTTGTCTTGCCTGCAAAACCTGATGCTGGGAGCGGAGCCGGGCTGGGTGCTCGATAGGGGTTCGGCGCGGGCTCGTGCTGACGAACTGGCGGCGAAGATGGGGTTTCGGTTCGATTGGGACCAGCCGGCCTGGAGCTTGAGTCCTGCTTCTGCCCAGAAACTTGAGATTCTCAAGCTCCTCTGGCGCGACTCCACGGTGATGATCCTCGATGAGCCGACGGCGATGCTCTCACCTGCCGACAGCGACGCGCTTTTCGAGAGCCTCCACCAGCTTACGGTAGCAGGAGCGACCGTCGTCCTCGTCACCCATAGGCTGCAAGAGGTGATCGCCCACGCGCAACGAGTCACGGTGCTTCGAGGTGGGCGACGGGTCAGCGATCAAGAGGTCGGCTCTACCGACGTTTCTCGGCTTGCGGAGGCCATCGTGGGCCACGCACTCGCCCCGCCCGCGCCGCGAGAACTCACGCGGACCCAACAACAGACCCTCGAAGTTCGCGATCTCTCGGTCCGCGGCGAGCGGGGCGACGTTGCGGTGAAGTCGGCGAGCTTTGAAGTTGGGCGCGGTGAGGTGGTTGGGATCGCCGGCGTCGACGGGAGCGGACAGCGCGAACTGTTTTGGTGTCTTCTCGGCCTCCTTTCTGCTCAATCGGGCCAGATCTTTGCCGAGGGAGCCGCGTGGGAGTCGCTTTCCACGCAAGGGCGGCTTCAATGGGGCCTCAGGGTGATTCCCGAAGACCGGCTCGAAGAGGGCGTGGTCGAAAGCTGGCCGCTCGAAGAGAACGCGATCTTGGGGTTTCAGCGACTTCCTCCGATCTCCCGAGGTCCTTGGCTCAACCGCGCCGCCGCTGCCGAGATGGCCGAACGTGTCGCCGAGCGGTTTTCGACCAAGCACGCGGGAATCCAAAAGCGGATGTCGAGCCTATCGGGAGGGAACCAGCAACGGTTCGTAGCGGGCCGGGCGTTTGAACTCGACCCCAAGCTGATTCTCGCTTTTCAGCCTGCGAGAGGTCTCGACATCGATGCCACGTCGGCGGTCTACTCGGCGCTGCATCGGGCCTGTGACGAAGGTTCGGCCGCCCTTGTGGTGAGCTTCGACCTCGACGAACTGCTCGCCCACTGCGATCGAGTGCTGGTGATGTGTGGCGGGAAGCTTACGTCGCCGCCTCCGGGCTCGGAACTCGACCGCGCCGCAATTGGCAGACTGATGGTGGGGGCGGGATGA
- a CDS encoding 3-hydroxyisobutyrate dehydrogenase — translation MGEPMAGHLLRAGAELTVWNRTPEKAERLRAAGARVAATLGELGRTCEAVFLCVRATEDVRACLEELVVVAQPGTLFVDHSTILPQGALEFHEWLRGLGMRFVDAPITGGSMGAQNGQLTIFCGGDSQDVAETIELVRPYAKRAERVGGPGAGQWMKMANQIAVGGALIALCESLCFAEKAGLDLSQTHELLGGGAAGSWAFENYGPKVLRRDWSPGFTIDNQVKDFVYCSEAAKSIRANIPCTDLVRSLLADMQSEGKGGLTTAALFEKLCSS, via the coding sequence ATGGGCGAGCCGATGGCCGGGCATTTGCTTCGAGCAGGCGCCGAGCTTACGGTATGGAACCGCACCCCAGAAAAGGCTGAGAGGCTGCGGGCCGCTGGCGCGCGAGTGGCGGCAACGCTAGGTGAGTTGGGCAGGACTTGCGAGGCGGTGTTTCTGTGCGTCAGGGCGACCGAGGACGTGCGGGCGTGCTTGGAGGAGCTCGTCGTCGTTGCCCAGCCTGGAACTCTGTTCGTCGACCATTCGACCATCCTTCCCCAGGGCGCCCTCGAGTTTCACGAATGGCTCCGAGGGCTTGGGATGCGCTTTGTCGACGCGCCGATCACGGGGGGAAGCATGGGCGCGCAAAACGGACAACTCACGATTTTTTGTGGCGGGGACTCGCAGGATGTGGCCGAGACGATCGAACTCGTGCGGCCTTACGCCAAGCGCGCCGAACGCGTGGGCGGCCCCGGGGCGGGCCAATGGATGAAGATGGCGAACCAAATCGCCGTTGGGGGAGCGTTGATCGCCCTCTGCGAGTCGCTGTGCTTTGCCGAAAAGGCGGGGCTCGACCTGAGCCAAACGCACGAACTCCTTGGGGGCGGGGCGGCCGGAAGTTGGGCGTTCGAGAATTACGGACCCAAAGTGCTTCGCCGCGACTGGTCGCCGGGATTCACGATCGACAACCAAGTCAAGGACTTCGTGTATTGCAGTGAGGCGGCGAAAAGCATCAGGGCCAACATTCCCTGTACGGACCTTGTTCGCTCGCTGCTGGCCGACATGCAATCCGAGGGAAAAGGCGGCCTCACGACGGCCGCGCTGTTTGAAAAGCTCTGCTCTTCGTAA
- a CDS encoding periplasmic protease gives MRRDALGGVLMKQSKVGRVVGGLVCGVIFASSMVGAVGCAGTGAALFVFSGIAFSSNRDGDFDIYRMNVDGSLVFQVTQNIVFDGEPSWSPANDRIAFSSDRDGNREIYAAFVTGASPQRLTNHTSEDSQPSWSPDGTQIVFVSNRSGNRDIYVMNSNGTGVVQLTSDPGEDLHPCFSPDGTKIAFATNRHGNYEIYVMNSNGTGQARITTNPGRDWKPRWSPDGTKLVFVSDRTVNDEIWSMLASGANQVNLSNHAGTDDDPDYSPDGSMIVFTSNRSGAVDVFSMNASGGAQTNLTQGAFTDTQPRWTH, from the coding sequence GTGCGCCGAGACGCTCTCGGCGGGGTTCTGATGAAGCAATCGAAGGTCGGGAGGGTCGTGGGGGGTCTGGTGTGCGGCGTTATTTTCGCCTCCTCGATGGTTGGGGCGGTGGGCTGCGCGGGCACGGGAGCGGCGTTGTTCGTGTTCTCAGGAATCGCGTTCTCGTCGAACCGAGACGGCGATTTTGATATCTACCGAATGAACGTCGATGGTTCGCTGGTGTTTCAGGTCACCCAGAATATCGTCTTCGACGGCGAGCCTTCTTGGAGTCCCGCCAACGACAGGATCGCCTTTTCGAGCGACCGCGATGGCAACCGGGAAATCTACGCCGCTTTTGTGACGGGAGCGAGCCCCCAAAGGCTCACCAACCACACGAGCGAGGATTCTCAACCCTCGTGGTCGCCCGACGGCACCCAGATCGTGTTCGTCTCGAACCGATCGGGAAACCGGGACATTTACGTCATGAACTCAAACGGGACTGGCGTCGTGCAACTGACCTCCGATCCCGGAGAGGACCTCCACCCTTGCTTTTCTCCCGACGGGACGAAGATCGCGTTCGCCACCAATCGCCACGGCAACTACGAGATTTACGTCATGAACTCGAACGGCACCGGGCAAGCCCGCATCACCACCAACCCGGGCCGTGACTGGAAGCCCCGATGGTCGCCCGACGGTACGAAGCTCGTCTTCGTCAGCGACCGCACCGTCAACGATGAGATTTGGAGCATGTTAGCGTCGGGCGCCAATCAGGTGAACCTCTCCAACCACGCGGGGACCGACGACGACCCGGATTATTCGCCCGATGGCTCGATGATCGTCTTCACTTCCAACCGATCCGGCGCGGTCGATGTGTTCTCGATGAACGCTTCCGGCGGCGCGCAAACCAACCTCACCCAAGGCGCGTTCACGGACACCCAACCCCGCTGGACGCACTGA
- a CDS encoding isocitrate dehydrogenase: MGTPITMSEAGLQVPNDPIVPFIQGDGTGPDIWRASVRVLDAAVEKAYAGGRRIEWREVLAGEKAFNETGSWLPDETLEAFRSYLVGIKGPLTTPVGGGIRSLNVALRQMLDLYVCLRPVRWFQGVPSPVKRPDLVDMVIFRENTEDIYAGIEWQAGSEEAAKVLNFLAKEFPKEFGKVRFGTAERTDEWSARIGAIGGPTRTLPVEVGIGIKAVSFLGTERLVHSAISYAIQNGRKSVTLVHKGNIMKFTEGSFRDWGYRVAKEHFGAVELDGGPWCVIPAGTSGAQSDITIKDAIADITLQQVLTRPDDFEVIATLNLNGDYLSDALAAQVGGIGIAPGGNINYLSGHAIFEATHGTAPKYADLDKVNPSSVILSGEMMLRYLGWTEAADLVIRGVEGAIASRRVTYDFARLMEQATEVKCSEFGDNIIEHMKPATE; the protein is encoded by the coding sequence ATGGGCACACCCATCACTATGTCCGAAGCCGGACTTCAAGTCCCCAACGACCCGATCGTCCCCTTCATTCAAGGTGACGGCACAGGGCCCGACATTTGGCGAGCCAGCGTGAGGGTTCTGGATGCTGCGGTCGAAAAGGCGTACGCTGGCGGTCGACGAATCGAATGGAGGGAGGTTCTCGCCGGTGAAAAGGCATTCAACGAGACCGGTTCTTGGCTGCCGGACGAGACCCTCGAGGCATTTAGGAGCTATTTGGTAGGCATTAAAGGACCGCTGACAACTCCAGTCGGCGGCGGCATCCGATCGCTGAACGTGGCGCTCCGGCAAATGCTCGACCTCTACGTCTGCTTGAGGCCCGTGCGGTGGTTTCAAGGCGTCCCCAGCCCCGTAAAACGGCCCGACCTCGTGGACATGGTGATCTTCCGCGAGAACACCGAGGACATCTACGCCGGGATCGAGTGGCAGGCAGGCTCAGAGGAAGCCGCCAAGGTGCTGAACTTCCTTGCAAAGGAGTTTCCCAAGGAGTTCGGGAAGGTCCGATTCGGCACCGCCGAACGAACGGACGAGTGGAGCGCTCGGATCGGGGCCATCGGGGGGCCCACGCGGACGCTGCCTGTCGAAGTCGGGATCGGCATCAAAGCCGTTAGCTTCTTGGGGACGGAGCGGCTCGTTCATAGCGCGATCAGCTACGCGATCCAGAACGGCAGGAAGTCGGTGACGCTCGTCCACAAGGGCAACATCATGAAGTTCACGGAGGGCTCGTTCCGCGATTGGGGCTACCGCGTCGCAAAGGAGCACTTTGGGGCCGTGGAACTCGACGGCGGCCCGTGGTGCGTGATTCCCGCAGGGACCTCAGGCGCACAGAGCGATATTACGATCAAGGACGCTATCGCTGACATCACGCTTCAGCAAGTCCTTACGCGACCCGACGACTTCGAGGTGATCGCGACGCTCAATCTCAACGGCGACTATCTGAGCGACGCTCTCGCGGCCCAAGTGGGCGGAATCGGCATCGCGCCGGGGGGCAACATCAACTACCTTTCGGGGCACGCGATTTTCGAGGCCACGCACGGGACAGCTCCAAAGTACGCGGACCTCGACAAGGTGAACCCCTCGTCGGTGATCCTGTCAGGAGAGATGATGCTCCGCTACTTGGGGTGGACCGAAGCCGCCGACCTCGTGATTCGAGGCGTCGAAGGCGCGATCGCCTCCCGACGCGTGACGTATGATTTCGCCCGGTTGATGGAGCAAGCCACCGAGGTCAAGTGTTCGGAGTTTGGGGACAATATTATCGAGCATATGAAGCCCGCCACGGAGTGA
- a CDS encoding alpha/beta hydrolase family protein, protein MNALIAFLTLFPGVTAPLQSPRTIELNVDGIARTALLFESRAKGPQPIVFAFHGHGGNSRQAARSFAIHENWPEAHVVYPQGLPSKGKTDPEGKKPGWQQQPSDLGERDLKFFDALYAHLKDQIGFDSKKVFAMGHSNGGRFTYVLWASRGDKFAGMGPSGSPALLSVRQWPAKPAFVIAGEKDAIVPYAGQKLSIDALKRLLGVLGEPKTEGYAQYFTGRQGMRLGTYVHPGGHEFPAEGGKRMAAFFREISQSRERLAQ, encoded by the coding sequence ATGAACGCGCTGATCGCCTTTTTGACCCTTTTTCCCGGGGTCACCGCTCCTCTTCAATCGCCCCGCACGATCGAGCTCAACGTGGATGGGATAGCCCGAACGGCGCTCCTTTTCGAGTCCCGCGCGAAGGGTCCCCAGCCGATCGTGTTTGCGTTTCATGGCCACGGCGGAAACTCCAGACAGGCCGCACGGAGCTTTGCGATCCACGAGAACTGGCCGGAGGCTCATGTGGTGTACCCGCAGGGCCTGCCTTCGAAGGGCAAAACCGACCCTGAGGGAAAGAAGCCGGGCTGGCAACAGCAGCCTTCCGACCTCGGCGAGCGGGACTTGAAGTTCTTCGACGCCCTGTACGCCCACCTGAAGGATCAGATCGGATTCGATTCGAAGAAGGTGTTCGCGATGGGACACTCGAACGGCGGAAGGTTCACGTATGTCCTTTGGGCGTCGCGAGGCGACAAGTTCGCGGGGATGGGCCCCTCAGGGAGTCCGGCCCTGCTTTCGGTGCGTCAATGGCCCGCCAAGCCAGCTTTCGTTATCGCAGGGGAAAAGGACGCCATCGTTCCGTATGCCGGTCAGAAGTTGAGCATCGACGCTCTCAAGCGGTTGCTCGGGGTGTTGGGCGAGCCGAAGACCGAGGGATACGCGCAGTACTTCACCGGAAGGCAAGGAATGCGGTTGGGTACCTACGTTCACCCTGGCGGGCACGAGTTCCCCGCAGAGGGAGGCAAACGAATGGCCGCCTTCTTTCGGGAGATATCGCAGTCGCGAGAGCGCCTCGCGCAGTAG
- a CDS encoding aminofutalosine synthase MqnE has translation MPLYRKVESGQRLSLEDGLLLARSPNLTGIGFLANLVRERRHGAKTYWVRNQHINYTNICNKFCKFCSFYAKKGGPEPYEMSLEEVRRRLDWHREVDVTEVHMVGGVNPRLPYAYYMDLVRTVKSVLPNVHVKAFTAVEIAEIARVGKCSIEQALRDLIEAGLDSLPGGGIEILSDRVHRELFGRKLNGEEWKEVARAAANLGLKQYATMLYGHIETVEERVGHLVQLRELQDETQNFLTMTPLSFHPEGTELEYIPHPTADLDLRWIAISRLMLDNFEHIKSFWIMNTVPVTQLALWYGADDADGTVHEYEITYRDDDIGNKKQVLTVSAMERMIREVGREPIERDSLYRQIVRGPAPSSPEPERRFTALPLAGN, from the coding sequence ATGCCCCTCTATCGCAAGGTGGAGAGCGGGCAACGCCTCTCGCTTGAGGATGGACTGCTTCTGGCGAGATCCCCCAACTTGACCGGCATCGGGTTCCTCGCCAACCTCGTGCGCGAGCGGAGGCACGGGGCGAAGACGTATTGGGTGCGGAACCAGCACATCAACTACACGAACATCTGCAACAAGTTCTGCAAGTTCTGCTCATTCTATGCGAAGAAGGGCGGCCCCGAGCCCTACGAAATGTCGCTCGAAGAGGTTCGGCGGAGGCTCGATTGGCACCGCGAAGTTGATGTAACCGAGGTTCACATGGTCGGCGGAGTCAACCCCCGGCTGCCCTATGCCTACTACATGGACCTGGTCCGAACGGTGAAGAGCGTACTTCCCAATGTTCACGTCAAGGCGTTTACGGCCGTCGAGATCGCCGAAATCGCTCGCGTGGGCAAGTGCTCGATTGAGCAAGCGCTGAGGGACCTCATCGAAGCGGGGCTCGACTCTCTGCCGGGCGGAGGCATCGAGATTCTCAGCGACCGAGTGCATAGGGAGCTATTCGGTCGGAAGCTGAACGGCGAAGAGTGGAAGGAGGTCGCCCGCGCTGCGGCGAACCTGGGCCTCAAGCAGTATGCGACCATGCTTTACGGCCACATCGAAACGGTCGAGGAGCGGGTCGGGCACCTCGTCCAACTTCGCGAGCTTCAAGACGAGACTCAGAACTTCTTGACCATGACGCCGCTTTCGTTCCATCCGGAAGGCACGGAATTGGAGTACATCCCGCATCCGACGGCGGACCTCGATCTGAGGTGGATCGCGATTTCGAGGCTGATGCTCGATAACTTTGAGCACATCAAGAGCTTTTGGATCATGAACACGGTTCCCGTCACTCAATTGGCTCTCTGGTATGGCGCAGACGACGCCGACGGAACGGTCCACGAATACGAGATCACCTACCGGGACGACGACATCGGCAACAAGAAGCAGGTCCTGACGGTCAGCGCAATGGAGCGAATGATCCGCGAAGTGGGTCGTGAGCCCATTGAGCGAGATTCGCTTTATAGGCAGATCGTGCGCGGGCCCGCCCCCTCCTCGCCGGAGCCCGAGCGGAGGTTCACCGCGCTTCCCCTGGCCGGTAACTAG
- a CDS encoding denylate cyclase, with protein MNEGDGLQLSPGTGQEPSEAVSAIDGESTRQMLELIDRIQDRNQGELDDAAIMAISDACCVSPEYVRVTANRVQQGRRQDLKHKLKSISLALDPQDRRFVMSGLLGSTCALMTVLQAVTGDQYAVFGTLGLIGLGSALWNVALSQTARVATFSGAIFGLLFFISRSVFSMALHADLAFESVWLVPFVLGGALGGLVLQNVVAANRQRLGLKDPVQERQELLRQLVDLQERLREGEQSLTFLSLDIVGSTKMKEVADPLSVEFTFTEYHKFVEYAAHKFGGRVHSTAGDGVTCAFSDPQAAYQSARFIQAGLVELNTLRNKIGVPIQLRAGIHSGAVVAPHGQDVTKINFAHVIDVASHLQKLSPPGGIAVSEAAAAQLVGGPRAVSDHVVEAEGYRMYVWQQRRIVPEAVSEHEGPPLSTPPKAPPFELGPST; from the coding sequence TTGAACGAGGGTGACGGTCTCCAATTGAGCCCAGGCACGGGGCAGGAACCCAGCGAAGCGGTTTCCGCGATCGATGGCGAGTCGACTCGTCAAATGCTCGAACTGATCGACCGAATCCAAGATCGCAACCAGGGCGAACTGGACGACGCGGCGATCATGGCGATTTCTGACGCGTGTTGCGTGTCGCCCGAATACGTACGGGTCACCGCGAACCGGGTTCAGCAGGGCCGCAGGCAAGACCTCAAGCACAAGCTCAAGAGCATCTCGCTGGCGCTCGATCCGCAAGACCGAAGGTTCGTAATGTCCGGTCTTTTGGGCTCGACGTGCGCTTTGATGACCGTTCTGCAGGCCGTCACCGGAGATCAATACGCGGTTTTCGGAACCCTTGGGCTCATCGGGTTGGGATCGGCCCTGTGGAACGTCGCTCTCAGCCAGACCGCACGCGTGGCTACGTTTTCAGGCGCGATCTTTGGGTTGCTGTTCTTCATCTCCCGCAGCGTCTTTTCGATGGCGCTCCACGCCGACCTCGCCTTCGAGTCCGTATGGCTGGTGCCGTTCGTTTTAGGCGGGGCGCTAGGGGGCTTGGTGCTACAAAACGTGGTCGCCGCCAACCGGCAGCGGCTCGGACTCAAGGACCCGGTTCAAGAACGGCAGGAGCTTTTGAGGCAGCTCGTCGACTTGCAAGAGCGCCTGCGAGAAGGCGAGCAGAGCCTGACGTTCCTCAGCCTCGACATCGTCGGCTCGACCAAGATGAAGGAGGTCGCCGACCCGCTGAGCGTCGAGTTTACGTTCACCGAGTATCACAAGTTCGTCGAATACGCGGCGCACAAGTTCGGTGGCAGGGTTCACTCCACGGCTGGCGACGGGGTTACGTGCGCTTTCTCCGACCCACAGGCCGCCTATCAATCCGCTCGGTTCATTCAGGCCGGACTCGTTGAACTCAACACCCTCCGCAACAAGATCGGCGTGCCGATTCAACTTCGCGCGGGGATTCATAGCGGCGCAGTCGTCGCTCCGCACGGGCAAGACGTGACCAAGATCAACTTCGCCCACGTGATCGACGTAGCGTCGCATTTGCAGAAGCTGAGCCCTCCGGGCGGAATCGCGGTTTCGGAGGCCGCGGCTGCTCAGTTGGTTGGGGGGCCTCGCGCCGTCTCGGACCATGTCGTCGAGGCGGAGGGCTACCGAATGTACGTCTGGCAGCAGCGAAGGATCGTCCCAGAAGCGGTTTCGGAGCATGAGGGACCCCCGTTGAGCACGCCCCCGAAAGCCCCGCCCTTTGAGTTAGGCCCGTCCACCTGA
- a CDS encoding cytidine deaminase: MASEFEELWRTAWQVRANAYVPYSNYPVGAALLSSDGKIWSGCNVENVSFGLTMCAERNAIFQMVAGGSQSIRSVVLATKDGATPCGACRQVLAEFAESPDIVIVCGSEDGQYSEFTLEALFPDGFSSQAVGRTDDPAGESY, translated from the coding sequence ATGGCTTCGGAGTTCGAAGAGCTTTGGCGCACGGCCTGGCAGGTTCGGGCCAACGCCTACGTGCCCTACAGCAACTATCCCGTGGGGGCCGCGCTGCTGAGTTCCGATGGGAAGATCTGGTCCGGCTGCAACGTCGAAAACGTTAGCTTCGGCCTGACGATGTGCGCCGAGAGGAATGCGATTTTTCAGATGGTCGCAGGCGGAAGCCAGTCGATCCGTTCCGTCGTTCTGGCGACGAAAGACGGCGCGACGCCTTGCGGAGCCTGTCGCCAGGTTCTGGCGGAGTTTGCCGAAAGCCCTGATATTGTCATCGTGTGCGGCTCGGAGGACGGCCAGTATTCGGAGTTCACTTTGGAAGCCCTTTTCCCCGACGGGTTCAGTTCTCAGGCAGTTGGACGAACCGACGACCCGGCAGGAGAGTCGTACTGA